The proteins below come from a single Prolixibacter sp. NT017 genomic window:
- a CDS encoding alcohol dehydrogenase catalytic domain-containing protein, producing the protein MKAAILKSFGTPLSVEQSETPKPGTGEVIVKVVAAPVPHYAKEVFSGERRYLLGLPLVPGAGAVGKVLAVGPDSTRLKPGDWVICDPTVRSRDDAISPDITLQGLSARGEGGLKLQQYYRNGSFAEEMMVPTENAIKIGEIAPDEASEWCAINTFLVPFGGLLSIGLKAGETIVISGATGYFGSAAVTLALAMGAGAVIAPGRNQAVLDELVTRFGKRVKPVTLTGEESLDIGNIQKASPNPIDCVLDILPPFADAKAVRTAIMTVREYGRISLMGGVGMLGGDGLNLSYPWIMRNSITIKGQWMYPREAPQQLIAIVKSGLLSLGLFTISEFNLDNINEAIEHAANEKGAFRLTVVRP; encoded by the coding sequence ATGAAAGCAGCAATTTTGAAATCATTTGGTACACCTCTCTCTGTTGAACAAAGCGAAACACCAAAACCAGGAACCGGCGAAGTCATCGTAAAGGTCGTAGCAGCTCCTGTTCCGCATTACGCAAAAGAAGTTTTTAGCGGAGAACGCAGGTATTTATTAGGCCTGCCACTGGTTCCCGGAGCCGGAGCTGTAGGAAAGGTACTGGCTGTGGGGCCGGACTCTACCAGGTTGAAACCCGGAGACTGGGTTATATGCGACCCCACTGTTCGTTCCAGGGACGATGCTATTTCTCCTGATATTACATTGCAGGGCTTAAGTGCGCGGGGTGAAGGAGGCCTGAAGTTACAGCAATACTATCGTAATGGTTCATTCGCCGAGGAAATGATGGTTCCTACCGAAAATGCCATTAAAATTGGGGAAATAGCGCCTGACGAAGCTTCTGAATGGTGTGCGATCAACACGTTCCTTGTACCATTTGGCGGCTTGTTATCTATCGGGCTGAAGGCCGGAGAGACCATTGTGATTAGCGGGGCAACAGGCTATTTTGGAAGTGCTGCTGTGACATTGGCGTTGGCCATGGGAGCGGGGGCCGTGATAGCGCCCGGACGAAATCAGGCTGTTTTAGATGAATTGGTTACACGTTTTGGCAAAAGAGTAAAACCAGTTACCCTTACCGGGGAGGAAAGTTTGGACATCGGAAATATTCAGAAGGCTTCACCAAATCCAATTGATTGTGTGCTGGATATTCTGCCTCCTTTTGCTGATGCTAAAGCCGTTCGGACAGCAATAATGACCGTCAGGGAATATGGCCGGATTTCTCTGATGGGCGGAGTGGGTATGCTTGGTGGTGACGGATTAAATTTGTCCTACCCGTGGATAATGCGGAATTCAATCACAATAAAAGGGCAATGGATGTATCCGCGAGAAGCTCCGCAGCAATTAATTGCTATTGTCAAATCGGGTTTACTCTCCCTGGGGCTGTTTACCATATCCGAATTTAATCTGGACAATATTAATGAAGCGATTGAACACGCAGCAAATGAAAAAGGAGCATTCAGATTAACGGTCGTAAGGCCTTAA
- a CDS encoding Crp/Fnr family transcriptional regulator, giving the protein MQEILIHYLQESFELSADETDAIQSLFTPLSVSEGSILLDKGQIADFIVFVAEGVMRMHEFDQKGNDVTKFFFKENQFVTNLDSYHTGRPSEFCIQTLTPCRLFIIKKNDTLKIARWPEIFNKLVQKELHKKVQDQYYLRNHNAREKYERFIRQDGDIVNRVPLQYIASYLGIVPQSLSRIRRSV; this is encoded by the coding sequence ATGCAAGAGATTTTAATTCATTACTTACAAGAGAGCTTTGAGTTGTCGGCGGATGAAACAGATGCCATCCAATCCTTGTTTACCCCTTTGAGCGTAAGTGAGGGAAGCATTTTATTGGATAAAGGGCAAATTGCAGATTTTATTGTCTTTGTTGCAGAGGGCGTCATGAGGATGCATGAATTTGATCAGAAGGGGAATGATGTAACGAAGTTCTTCTTCAAAGAAAACCAATTCGTTACCAACCTGGATAGCTATCATACCGGAAGGCCTTCAGAATTCTGTATACAAACCCTCACGCCATGCAGGCTTTTCATCATTAAAAAGAACGATACATTGAAAATCGCCAGATGGCCGGAAATTTTTAACAAACTCGTTCAGAAAGAGCTTCATAAAAAGGTTCAGGATCAATATTACCTGCGAAATCATAATGCCCGGGAAAAATATGAACGTTTCATCCGGCAAGACGGCGATATTGTGAACCGGGTTCCGCTACAGTATATCGCTTCCTACCTTGGTATCGTTCCCCAGTCTTTAAGCCGAATCAGACGGTCCGTTTGA
- the thiD gene encoding bifunctional hydroxymethylpyrimidine kinase/phosphomethylpyrimidine kinase encodes MQYKRVLTIAGSDPSGGAGIQADLKTMSACGCFGTTAITAIVDENTVGVYGVHPVPIDFVKGQIKSVVDDIGVDAVKIGMLHSSELILAVKEMLVRYGIANIVLDPVMVATSGDKLLQDEAISTLQNELIPMVRVITPNIPEAEILSGRTIRKQSDLPEVIKTLSCNGTVSVLLKAGHLSEEELVDVFYNAETDEIIELRSKRIMTRNTHGTGCTFSSAIASFLAQQLPLNEAIKEAKNYMNQAIAEGSKYEIGKGHGPVHHFYHFWK; translated from the coding sequence ATGCAATACAAACGAGTTTTAACCATTGCCGGAAGCGACCCCAGTGGCGGGGCCGGCATTCAGGCCGATCTGAAAACCATGTCGGCCTGCGGATGTTTTGGTACGACAGCCATAACAGCTATCGTTGATGAGAATACAGTAGGTGTTTACGGAGTCCATCCGGTGCCCATCGATTTTGTGAAAGGGCAAATCAAATCGGTGGTGGATGATATCGGTGTGGATGCAGTTAAAATCGGGATGCTGCACTCTTCCGAGTTGATTTTAGCCGTGAAAGAAATGTTAGTCCGTTACGGGATCGCGAACATCGTCCTTGACCCGGTGATGGTGGCCACATCCGGAGATAAGCTTTTGCAGGATGAAGCCATATCGACTTTGCAAAACGAACTGATTCCCATGGTACGGGTGATAACGCCCAATATTCCGGAAGCAGAGATTCTATCCGGCAGAACCATTCGAAAACAATCGGACCTGCCGGAAGTCATTAAAACTCTTTCCTGTAACGGAACGGTTTCGGTCCTGCTCAAAGCGGGGCACCTGAGTGAGGAAGAGTTGGTCGACGTGTTTTATAATGCCGAAACGGATGAAATCATTGAGCTACGTTCGAAGCGCATTATGACCCGGAATACACATGGAACCGGATGTACTTTCTCCTCAGCTATTGCCTCTTTTTTGGCACAGCAGCTTCCACTGAACGAGGCCATAAAAGAAGCGAAGAATTACATGAACCAGGCCATTGCGGAAGGTTCAAAATACGAAATAGGGAAGGGACATGGTCCGGTTCACCATTTTTATCATTTTTGGAAATGA
- a CDS encoding AraC family transcriptional regulator, translated as MNVLEFPEQKILDRLTNVVQNQKRDIEWPNVVATSSKKQYEKSVFESSLSILANKRGTANIYTNRRSLKVCEQTFYVCNPFESFDYKIDSEELVETFNVHLNYDFYTEAMHALLSSDEQLLDCPFGENTSYRFINHLHFKTPHMNRMIDSYREEEEETFLVNILSGCLHSDHKERSKNVNIPVAKKSTREELFRRMLIAKDYIYSHYNNPGLSVNHISKLVAMSEFHFLRTFKSVHGISPYQYIRGIRIEKARYLIRETDMPIAEIAYSVGFREPNAIYPVLKKELSKTPQKYRRENSNSQ; from the coding sequence ATGAACGTACTCGAATTTCCGGAACAGAAAATCCTCGACAGACTTACCAATGTGGTTCAAAATCAGAAGCGGGATATTGAGTGGCCGAATGTGGTGGCAACTTCGTCAAAGAAGCAATACGAGAAATCGGTATTTGAAAGTTCACTCAGCATTTTGGCTAACAAGAGAGGTACAGCAAATATTTATACAAACAGACGGAGTCTTAAGGTTTGCGAACAAACCTTTTATGTGTGTAATCCATTCGAATCGTTCGATTACAAGATTGACTCGGAAGAGCTTGTTGAAACATTTAATGTGCATCTGAATTATGATTTCTATACGGAGGCCATGCATGCTCTCTTGAGTTCAGACGAACAACTGCTGGATTGCCCTTTTGGGGAGAATACATCTTATCGGTTTATTAATCACCTGCATTTCAAAACTCCGCATATGAATCGGATGATTGATTCTTATCGGGAAGAGGAAGAAGAGACTTTCCTTGTCAACATTCTGTCGGGTTGCCTGCATTCGGACCATAAAGAGCGAAGCAAAAACGTCAATATTCCGGTAGCCAAAAAATCGACAAGAGAAGAGTTGTTCCGACGAATGCTTATTGCGAAAGACTATATCTACAGTCATTACAACAACCCTGGATTATCAGTAAATCACATCTCCAAATTAGTGGCGATGTCGGAATTTCATTTCTTGAGAACCTTTAAAAGCGTACATGGAATTTCTCCTTATCAATACATCAGGGGAATCAGAATCGAGAAAGCCCGGTATTTAATCCGGGAAACCGATATGCCCATTGCCGAAATAGCCTACTCTGTTGGTTTTCGCGAACCTAACGCCATATACCCGGTCCTAAAAAAGGAGTTGTCGAAAACACCGCAAAAATACAGGAGAGAAAATAGCAATTCTCAATAG
- the thiL gene encoding thiamine-phosphate kinase, which translates to MKLREIGEFGFIERFSPEFKSLLTQNVTGIGDDCAVLPMNESEDLLVTTDMLVEDIHFLREGITPRQLGYKSVAVNLSDIAAMGGEPLGTFLSIAIPPEIEVEYLDELMKGYREISAKYKVPLLGGDTTQSVKHLAINVSVLGKCPKGMARLRSIAQTGDVICTTGYLGDSGGGLKVLLEKVAPTTDSNYLLNRHHLPEPRLPEGRFLQDFPGVHAMMDVSDGIASDLKHILKASGKTARVHLDKLPVSESLRKVCEDQRWNVEELATGGGEDYELLFTVEGGQLEELQEEFLRKFNQPVYPVGTIEEGEPAVQWFRNGQAVTFAKGGFNHFL; encoded by the coding sequence ATGAAACTCAGGGAAATAGGTGAATTCGGTTTTATTGAACGATTTTCACCGGAATTCAAATCATTGCTCACACAGAATGTCACCGGGATTGGTGACGACTGTGCCGTTCTGCCCATGAACGAATCGGAGGACCTCCTGGTCACGACGGATATGTTGGTGGAAGACATTCATTTTCTTCGGGAAGGGATCACTCCCCGGCAACTGGGATATAAATCGGTAGCCGTTAACCTGAGCGATATTGCCGCGATGGGAGGTGAACCGCTGGGAACATTTCTTTCCATTGCTATTCCTCCGGAAATAGAGGTCGAATACCTGGATGAACTCATGAAAGGGTATCGTGAAATATCGGCAAAATACAAGGTCCCGTTACTGGGGGGAGACACCACCCAGTCAGTCAAACACCTGGCGATTAATGTCAGTGTACTGGGCAAGTGTCCAAAGGGAATGGCGCGTCTTCGTTCGATCGCACAAACCGGTGATGTGATTTGCACCACCGGGTACCTGGGCGATTCGGGAGGCGGCCTGAAGGTTTTGTTGGAGAAGGTAGCACCGACTACTGACAGCAACTATTTACTGAACCGGCACCATTTGCCCGAACCACGTCTGCCCGAAGGGCGCTTCCTGCAAGATTTTCCCGGCGTACATGCCATGATGGATGTATCCGACGGGATTGCATCCGATTTGAAGCATATCTTAAAAGCTTCCGGTAAAACAGCCCGGGTTCATCTTGACAAGCTTCCTGTTTCCGAGAGTTTGAGGAAGGTTTGTGAAGATCAACGCTGGAATGTTGAGGAGCTGGCTACCGGTGGAGGAGAGGATTATGAATTGCTTTTTACGGTTGAGGGGGGACAGTTGGAAGAGTTGCAGGAAGAATTCCTCCGGAAATTTAATCAACCGGTTTACCCGGTCGGAACCATCGAAGAGGGAGAACCGGCTGTTCAATGGTTCCGGAATGGACAAGCAGTCACCTTTGCCAAAGGCGGGTTTAATCATTTTTTGTAA
- a CDS encoding SDR family NAD(P)-dependent oxidoreductase yields MDLQLEGKRAFISGSTQGIGFAIAQQLLNEGVSVTINGRQESKTEQAREKLQKQYPNASISALSADFSKKNEVEKLLQELTGVDILINNVGIFDVRNFENILDEDWYNVFEVNVMSSVRLSRHLLPQMLSKKWGRIIFISSESGVNVPENMIHYGMTKSAMAAIANGLSKLTKGTEITVNTILGGPTYSDGVAEVVEQIAEAQNIELEQMKNVILEQSNSHILLQRFIDSTEIANLATYLSSPLSIATNGATLRADSGVLKTI; encoded by the coding sequence ATGGATTTACAACTTGAAGGGAAAAGGGCTTTTATTAGTGGCTCGACACAAGGCATTGGATTTGCGATAGCACAACAATTATTAAATGAAGGTGTTTCCGTAACAATTAACGGACGACAAGAATCTAAAACTGAACAAGCAAGGGAAAAACTACAGAAGCAATATCCCAATGCAAGTATTTCAGCGCTATCAGCAGACTTTTCAAAGAAAAATGAAGTTGAGAAATTACTCCAGGAACTGACCGGTGTCGATATCTTAATAAACAACGTGGGCATATTTGATGTGAGAAATTTTGAAAATATATTGGATGAAGACTGGTACAACGTTTTTGAAGTAAACGTAATGAGCAGTGTGCGTTTATCGAGACATCTGCTACCACAGATGCTCAGTAAAAAATGGGGGCGAATCATCTTCATCAGCAGTGAATCGGGTGTGAATGTACCTGAAAATATGATTCATTACGGAATGACAAAATCTGCAATGGCAGCTATCGCCAACGGACTTTCAAAACTGACGAAAGGAACAGAAATTACAGTTAATACGATTTTGGGAGGACCGACTTATTCCGATGGGGTAGCAGAAGTCGTTGAACAGATAGCAGAAGCTCAGAATATTGAGCTTGAACAAATGAAAAATGTAATTTTAGAACAATCAAATTCGCACATTTTGTTACAACGGTTTATTGACTCAACTGAAATAGCAAATTTGGCCACCTATTTATCGAGCCCTTTATCAATTGCTACAAACGGGGCAACTCTAAGAGCAGATTCGGGAGTGCTAAAAACAATATAA
- a CDS encoding MBL fold metallo-hydrolase, with translation MDIQLIRNATVKIKFGEKTWLVDPFLGDMGSLPPFAGKSPNPVVPLPVPISEILEDVDYVLLTHLHPDHFDERARQAVPTSVPFVVQPADAEAIKEMGFSKINVIDQEDQLGMVKISRVGAQHGDGEILKVMGAVSGYILETRDEPPLYITGDTVWCDSVKETLDRYNPGVVICNAGGNVFLPEDNPFREQISLKHIHQVIMDEKQVLKLLTYREQISVVAVHIGALDHETVSRKSLKEYLRTSGIDMRQVYVPEDGEMIKLN, from the coding sequence ATGGATATTCAACTGATAAGAAATGCCACCGTAAAAATTAAATTTGGCGAAAAAACCTGGCTGGTCGATCCGTTCCTGGGCGATATGGGCAGTCTTCCTCCCTTTGCCGGGAAATCTCCTAACCCTGTAGTGCCTTTGCCTGTACCGATATCAGAAATACTGGAAGATGTCGATTATGTATTGCTCACTCATTTACATCCTGACCATTTTGATGAGAGGGCACGGCAGGCAGTTCCAACGTCAGTTCCGTTTGTTGTTCAGCCAGCTGATGCGGAAGCGATAAAAGAAATGGGATTTTCGAAGATAAACGTCATTGACCAGGAAGATCAATTGGGGATGGTAAAGATTTCGAGGGTAGGAGCTCAACACGGTGATGGCGAGATTTTAAAGGTAATGGGAGCAGTTTCGGGGTATATCCTGGAAACAAGAGATGAACCGCCATTATACATTACCGGCGACACCGTTTGGTGCGATTCGGTTAAAGAAACGTTGGACAGGTATAATCCGGGTGTGGTTATCTGCAATGCAGGAGGAAATGTTTTTTTACCCGAGGACAACCCGTTCAGAGAACAAATTTCCCTGAAACATATTCACCAGGTTATTATGGATGAAAAACAGGTATTGAAACTACTGACCTACAGGGAACAAATATCGGTAGTGGCTGTTCACATAGGAGCCCTGGATCATGAAACCGTTTCGCGGAAGAGTCTGAAGGAATACCTGCGGACCAGTGGAATAGATATGAGGCAGGTTTATGTGCCGGAAGACGGGGAAATGATTAAACTTAATTAG
- a CDS encoding TetR/AcrR family transcriptional regulator, whose translation MKGRPSIFRDKDIILKAQEVFWERGFCATSLSDLSKATGAGAGSLYNTFKGGKKELFKKSLQQRREDFNDFKTKLENSDTPIELIKDFFLSVAVASEKSHLKGCIVANTIVEMTFVDDELEDEAIGILRETEELYTAIICAEQKKGNIKSKLPADSLGKFLITLWCGINSLRRIYPDQEILRRQIELQLQLIE comes from the coding sequence ATGAAAGGGAGACCGAGTATATTTCGAGACAAAGATATAATTCTGAAGGCCCAGGAAGTGTTCTGGGAACGAGGTTTTTGCGCCACTTCGTTATCGGACCTAAGTAAAGCGACGGGGGCTGGGGCAGGGAGTTTATATAATACGTTCAAGGGAGGGAAAAAAGAGCTTTTTAAAAAATCACTTCAACAACGGAGAGAAGATTTTAATGATTTCAAAACCAAGCTTGAAAACAGCGACACCCCGATTGAGCTAATCAAAGACTTTTTTCTTAGTGTGGCAGTGGCTTCCGAAAAGTCCCATTTAAAAGGATGTATCGTGGCAAATACAATTGTTGAAATGACTTTCGTTGACGATGAATTGGAAGATGAAGCAATTGGGATTTTGAGAGAAACGGAGGAGTTGTATACAGCTATTATTTGTGCGGAACAGAAGAAGGGAAATATCAAATCAAAATTACCGGCAGATTCTTTGGGAAAATTTTTAATTACGCTTTGGTGTGGAATTAATTCATTGAGAAGAATTTATCCGGACCAGGAGATACTAAGGCGACAAATTGAATTGCAATTACAACTAATCGAATAA
- the thiM gene encoding hydroxyethylthiazole kinase: MIDAKSISTDLKAVREQSPLVHNITNYVVMNNTANALLAVGASPVMAHAPEEVADMVRIASALVINMGTLSRHWVDAMLLAGKAAREKGIPVVFDPVGVGATPYRNEVAAQILEQCRPDFIRGNGSEIMALAHAKARTKGVDSTATSRSALDSANELASRNGAVVVISGPEDFITDGIRVHTIKNGSLLMPKVTGMGCTATAVIGAFAAVNSDALKAATHAMAVMGIAGELATDKSSGPGSLQLQFIDTLYQLSEADIAQTFRL; the protein is encoded by the coding sequence ATGATTGATGCAAAATCCATTAGCACTGATTTGAAAGCGGTACGGGAGCAATCGCCCCTGGTACACAACATCACCAATTACGTGGTGATGAATAACACGGCCAATGCCTTACTGGCCGTAGGGGCTTCCCCGGTGATGGCCCATGCGCCGGAGGAGGTAGCCGATATGGTCCGAATCGCCTCGGCGTTGGTGATCAACATGGGAACACTTAGCCGGCACTGGGTCGACGCGATGCTGTTGGCGGGAAAAGCAGCCAGGGAAAAAGGTATCCCTGTTGTTTTCGATCCGGTTGGAGTAGGGGCTACACCTTACCGGAATGAAGTAGCCGCCCAAATCCTGGAACAATGCCGGCCGGATTTTATCCGGGGCAATGGCTCCGAAATTATGGCTTTGGCCCATGCCAAAGCACGGACGAAAGGGGTGGATAGTACAGCGACTAGTCGTTCGGCGCTCGATAGTGCCAACGAACTGGCCAGCCGGAATGGAGCAGTCGTGGTGATCAGCGGTCCGGAGGATTTCATCACGGATGGAATCCGTGTTCACACCATTAAAAACGGCTCCCTTCTCATGCCGAAAGTGACCGGGATGGGATGTACGGCAACAGCTGTGATCGGCGCTTTTGCAGCAGTTAACAGCGACGCATTGAAAGCGGCCACGCATGCCATGGCCGTGATGGGAATTGCCGGCGAACTGGCCACTGATAAGTCCTCCGGTCCGGGTTCATTACAGCTTCAATTTATCGATACGCTTTACCAGCTATCGGAAGCCGATATCGCACAAACTTTCCGGTTATGA
- the thiE gene encoding thiamine phosphate synthase, producing the protein MTSFDLSLYLVTDRELSNGRSLSYIVEEAVKGGVTMVQLREKDGTTREFYELGIRMKALLDPLHIPLVINDRLDIALAVDADGLHIGQSDMPWQVARGILGKNKILGLSVETMQQVEKANRMDVDYIGISPVFATLTKTDTLQPFGLEGLKEATSLSRHPAVAIGGINLQNAAQVMDSRADGIAVVSAISSADNPQQAARELKLAIKKRVPNEME; encoded by the coding sequence ATGACTTCCTTCGACTTAAGTCTGTACCTGGTAACCGATCGGGAACTGTCCAACGGTCGCTCGCTTAGCTATATCGTGGAGGAAGCGGTAAAGGGAGGCGTGACCATGGTTCAGCTACGGGAAAAGGATGGCACGACCCGCGAATTCTATGAACTGGGAATTCGCATGAAAGCTTTGCTCGATCCTCTACACATCCCGTTAGTTATCAACGACCGGCTGGATATTGCCCTGGCCGTAGATGCAGATGGATTACACATTGGGCAAAGCGACATGCCCTGGCAGGTGGCCCGCGGGATTTTGGGTAAGAATAAAATCCTGGGCTTATCGGTCGAAACGATGCAACAGGTAGAGAAAGCCAACCGGATGGATGTGGATTATATCGGGATTTCACCGGTGTTTGCCACATTGACCAAAACCGATACGCTGCAGCCGTTTGGTTTGGAGGGGTTAAAAGAAGCGACCTCCCTGTCCCGGCATCCGGCAGTAGCCATCGGAGGGATCAATCTGCAAAATGCAGCGCAGGTAATGGATAGCAGAGCCGACGGTATTGCGGTTGTTTCAGCCATTTCGTCTGCCGATAATCCCCAACAAGCTGCCAGAGAACTAAAATTAGCCATTAAAAAAAGAGTACCCAATGAAATGGAGTGA
- the hxpB gene encoding hexitol phosphatase HxpB, with protein MKQKIEAVIFDMDGVIIDSEAIWKRAEQEVFSSVGVELSPELCEFTEAMTTAAVTQFWYERFPWKEKSLAEVENKVIERVAGLIRQEGKAIDGVERFIRKIKQQGYKIGLATNSPALLIPVVLEKLGISDYFDAIASAEHEQEGKPSPAVYLSVIEKLGLTPDACVAIEDSPSGLMAARKAGMKTIAIVNDAHAKAEFGIADLIVNHYGELDLKTENY; from the coding sequence ATGAAGCAGAAAATTGAGGCAGTAATTTTTGATATGGATGGAGTCATCATTGATTCCGAAGCCATCTGGAAAAGGGCGGAACAGGAAGTCTTTTCATCGGTTGGCGTGGAATTGTCACCGGAGTTGTGTGAGTTCACCGAAGCAATGACCACGGCTGCTGTTACTCAGTTTTGGTACGAGCGGTTTCCCTGGAAGGAAAAGTCGTTGGCAGAGGTCGAGAACAAGGTCATTGAACGAGTGGCCGGTTTAATAAGGCAAGAAGGTAAGGCGATTGATGGTGTGGAGCGTTTTATCAGGAAAATAAAGCAACAGGGATACAAAATCGGGCTGGCGACCAATTCGCCTGCTCTATTAATCCCGGTTGTCCTGGAAAAGCTGGGGATCAGCGATTATTTCGATGCAATTGCCTCTGCCGAACATGAGCAGGAAGGGAAACCCAGCCCCGCGGTTTATTTATCAGTCATTGAGAAATTGGGACTAACACCGGACGCTTGTGTGGCCATTGAAGATTCCCCATCAGGACTGATGGCGGCGAGGAAGGCAGGAATGAAAACTATCGCCATTGTCAATGATGCCCATGCAAAAGCGGAGTTCGGAATAGCCGATTTGATTGTCAATCATTACGGTGAACTGGATTTAAAAACTGAAAATTATTGA
- a CDS encoding TenA family protein encodes MKWSEQAWKASEEVYAAILKLPFLHELMNGTLPKEKFFFYLQQDALYLAEYGKILAGIAARLDRKEWREAFLHFSSDTVAIEQALHQLYLNGTTNHTEPTPSCQLYTGFMYGQLTGASIEEVVASVLPCFLVYKKVGDYILVNQTAGDNPYQSWIDTYGGEDFALAVEQALSIGDELAVRSTEERRVGMTRAFMKGCQLEWMFWDSAWRQEAWPV; translated from the coding sequence ATGAAATGGAGTGAACAGGCCTGGAAGGCCAGTGAAGAAGTATATGCAGCCATTTTAAAGCTGCCCTTTTTGCACGAATTGATGAACGGCACGCTGCCGAAAGAGAAATTCTTTTTCTACCTGCAGCAGGATGCGCTCTACCTGGCTGAATATGGTAAAATACTGGCGGGCATCGCGGCCCGGTTGGACCGGAAGGAATGGCGGGAAGCCTTTTTGCATTTCTCATCCGATACGGTAGCCATAGAACAAGCCCTGCATCAGCTTTACCTTAACGGGACAACCAATCATACCGAACCGACTCCCTCTTGCCAGCTCTATACCGGATTTATGTACGGGCAACTGACCGGGGCTTCCATCGAAGAAGTGGTGGCATCGGTCCTGCCTTGTTTTTTGGTATACAAGAAGGTTGGAGATTATATCCTGGTGAATCAAACGGCCGGGGATAACCCGTACCAGTCATGGATTGATACGTACGGAGGTGAGGATTTTGCCCTGGCGGTGGAACAGGCCCTTTCGATAGGAGACGAATTGGCTGTTCGGAGTACGGAAGAACGCAGGGTTGGTATGACAAGAGCGTTTATGAAAGGATGTCAGCTGGAGTGGATGTTTTGGGACAGTGCCTGGAGACAGGAAGCATGGCCCGTTTAG
- a CDS encoding ketopantoate reductase family protein, with the protein MDNKKIYIIGAGAIGKALAVFLQSENRDVALIRGREDNIPAKVELITVTNGENQTFQQQITTTTFSNLSAIDGIVLVTTKAFANEMLAAKLKNKKGRFSIVLLQNGLNVEKPFEDFDQLYRCVLFSTSQIVSTNQVSFKSVTASPVGIINGKETVLNSIVGQISTVHFAFRSEFNIVKYVWDKAIINCAFNSICPLLEVDNGIFHTNPEALELAESIIGECVALADKLGIVVHSGEIKEKLLQISQRAEGQLISTYEDIRNNRRTEIESLNLEMARLADEAGVPGLVTNTRLLGEMIRIKSKIRIEQIKTI; encoded by the coding sequence ATGGATAACAAAAAAATATACATCATCGGAGCCGGAGCAATAGGAAAAGCTCTGGCTGTTTTTTTGCAGAGTGAGAACAGGGATGTGGCGCTTATCAGGGGGCGTGAAGATAATATACCTGCCAAAGTAGAACTCATCACAGTAACCAACGGGGAAAATCAGACGTTTCAGCAGCAAATAACCACCACCACCTTTAGCAACCTGTCTGCTATCGATGGTATTGTACTGGTTACAACCAAAGCTTTTGCCAATGAAATGCTTGCCGCGAAACTGAAGAACAAGAAGGGCCGTTTTTCGATTGTTTTGCTTCAGAACGGGTTGAATGTCGAAAAGCCTTTCGAAGATTTCGACCAACTCTATCGGTGTGTGCTGTTTTCTACCAGTCAGATCGTCAGTACCAATCAGGTGTCGTTTAAGTCGGTTACAGCTTCTCCTGTTGGAATCATCAATGGAAAGGAAACAGTTCTGAATTCCATCGTCGGGCAAATTAGTACTGTTCATTTTGCATTTAGAAGCGAATTCAATATTGTGAAATATGTATGGGATAAGGCCATTATAAATTGTGCCTTCAATTCAATTTGTCCACTGCTTGAAGTTGACAACGGAATCTTTCACACGAATCCGGAAGCCCTGGAATTGGCGGAAAGCATCATTGGTGAATGCGTAGCGCTGGCGGATAAATTGGGTATCGTAGTTCATTCGGGAGAGATAAAAGAAAAGCTGTTGCAGATAAGCCAGCGGGCAGAAGGACAACTTATTTCAACTTACGAGGATATCAGAAATAACAGGAGAACTGAAATTGAGAGCCTGAATCTTGAAATGGCAAGACTGGCTGACGAAGCAGGCGTACCCGGTCTGGTGACGAATACCAGGCTGCTGGGAGAAATGATACGCATAAAATCAAAAATCCGAATTGAACAGATAAAGACTATCTGA